A genomic stretch from Cydia amplana chromosome 1, ilCydAmpl1.1, whole genome shotgun sequence includes:
- the LOC134656690 gene encoding protein tipE → MRGGSSERLVVRPTKRRGDTRAKLTRYITVVLAALLGGGASALLFLVPLYADPALSALAADFDPVPAECITERRDDRLGLDNCTWASCREGCTSDAYKCTQLHVKYKAHGDEWRPAVLFVNIKGCGYPPVVDCENFTISYGYVGARYSCFWSRADTSVVIPRWSRGEQVATVTRTLALPLFLSGCAGIGLCALHCECRPRRRRRPPRRPPRLPPLSPDDASVYRLA, encoded by the coding sequence ATGAGGGGAGGGAGCTCAGAACGTCTGGTCGTGAGACCTACGAAGCGCAGAGGCGATACGCGTGCGAAACTTACTCGGTACATCACTGTTGTTCTAGCCGCTTTGCTGGGTGGCGGTGCTTCAGCTCTACTTTTCCTCGTTCCTCTGTATGCGGACCCCGCTCTGAGCGCTCTAGCTGCGGACTTCGACCCCGTACCCGCGGAATGCATAACAGAACGCCGAGACGACCGTTTAGGCCTAGATAACTGTACATGGGCTTCCTGCAGAGAAGGATGTACAAGCGACGCATACAAGTGCACACAACTACACGTGAAATATAAAGCGCACGGCGACGAATGGCGTCCAGCAGTGCTGTTCGTAAACATAAAGGGCTGCGGTTACCCTCCAGTCGTGGATTGCGAGAACTTCACGATCAGCTACGGGTACGTTGGAGCGAGATACAGTTGTTTTTGGTCTCGGGCTGACACGAGTGTGGTGATTCCTCGCTGGTCGAGGGGAGAACAGGTGGCTACAGTGACCAGGACTCTGGCTCTTCCGCTGTTTCTGTCAGGCTGTGCTGGGATTGGGCTCTGCGCACTGCACTGCGAGTGCCGTCCTCGGCGCCGCCGTCGCCCGCCACGCCGCCCTCCGCGCCTGCCGCCACTATCTCCAGATGACGCATCGGTCTACCGGCTTGCCTAG